GAGCCAGAAATCGAGACCAGCTCTGCCTGGCATCCGAAGCCACCGTCTTTCCACTGCACACATCCAGCCTGATCCGGGCCAGGACATGGACTTGTGTGGAATGCTGAAGCTGGTCGATGTTTCAGAGCCACGACAAGcccagagggaaaagaaaaggatcaGGAAAGCCCTCACAAATACCTCTTGGCAAAGATTGACTTAACTCTACAACTACTTTGCAGTAATATGCTGATATTTCTTTTGAATGTTGTGCTTTTTTATTTGTAGAATTCATATGCTGCTGACTCCATAATATGAGTCTAATCCTTCTTGATGAAATGtttgcatcttttaaaatttccaaattaaaagACTATCTTTGGGTGTATTAGAAGGAGGGTAAATAGTCAACCGGTTTGATCTAACTGATGATCAGAGTCACAACAGTGGGCTGATGATCCCCAGCTCCCGTCCTGGACAATCTGCTTATGAGCCAGCACTCTGCTGTACAAATGTCAGCCTCTGATCACTGTCAGAGTTGTCCCTTTCCTATCTCTCCAAAGTTAGGAGGTCTAATAAATAATGAGATTTGAGATTTGGGGGCCAGTTTAGCTAGGCTTGAATCTTGCTTATATTCATTATTTGCACATTCGGGGAACATGATTTAGATTTTCTGAGTTAGTTTTGCCACTTCTGATATAGCGATGGCGATTACACTTACTAAGGTCATTTTGAGGACAGATGAAAAAAAGTGCAGTCAAGAGTGTGGTACATAGAGTATGAAGCAGGTGGAAACTCCGGAGTCGTTATCATTGGTCACGGTACTAATAAGGTTAATTTTCAGGAAAGCCAAATGGCAAGGTCCCAGAAAAACAACACTACGTGTCTTTGGGATCCACCGCCTAATTTTCTCTTCCTTATCCTGGATACCCTCACTCCCAGTAGGGTTGGAGCCTCACTTCCGGACTGGATGGTGCAGAACTGCATTCCTGGAGGAAGAGCAGGTGCTTTGGCGTGGGGGAGGCCTCCTGATGAGAGGGTGTACGGGAGATACCTGCTTCACTGAGGCTGGGGAGTAACCTGTAAAAGAGACAGCTCATCCCAGAGCAGCATCAATGAATTCAAAGTTAGCAAAGAAAGCTCCCAGCTTTACAGACATGTTTTCTAAGTAGGGTTATCTGCTGGGCTCCTGAAGCTTTCTAATCAGATGTTTGCCTGCAAATGAATAAGAACAATAACAAGGAAAGATGCCTTGGTACCCACGCCCCTGGTGAAGGACTATAAAAACCCCTCTGGATTAGATGTCCTCTGAACTCAGATACACTGAGTTTCCAACTTCCCAGCAAGGTTGGCATCAATACCATGACAGACGGCTGTAGTCCTGGAAACAGCACAGCCATTCCAGCTGTGCCGACCACTGCCATATGCCCAAAGAATCGCAGCTTCAGAAATGCTATCTGTTTGCCCAGTTCCTGCCAGAGCAGAACATGGCAACTGGTTACATGTCAAGAAAACCGTCAGCCATTCAGCAGTGCTCCAAGGAGCACAGAACCCGTTTCTTGTCAATCTACCTGCTTTCCGGAAACTTCTTGTGTGGGTTTTGTTTGCCAACCCATCTGCTCCCGCATAGGCTGCTGTGAATCTGGCACTGGTCAGTCTGCTTGTCCAGTCTCATCATGTCAGACATCCTGCTTGGAATCCACTGGTTGTCAGATAAAATGCTGTGATGTCAGCCCCTGTCAACAAAGCTCCTGCCACGAACCTGTCAGCACATCTGGATCATGCCAGGTACCTTGTGGCCAATCAGTCTGCTGTGATACAAGCTCCTGCCAGCCATCCTGCTCTGAAGTAACTCCCTGTGCTGAAACATCTTGCCCACCAGTCATCTGTGAGTCTAGTTCATGCCAATCCCCTTGCTACCAAGGAGATTCAGGCCAACTCATTGGTGGTGAAGTCCAGCCCTGCAATTCTACTTATTACCAACCCATCTGCTACATTTGCAAGCCTTGCCAATCAGTTCCCTGCCTGCCTGTTTCCTATCAGCCATTGACTTGTGTGTTCAGTTCTTGCAGTCCTTCTTGCTGTGTGCCCTCCCCTTGTCAGCCACTTCACTGCCATCCAGCTCCTTCTGTATCTTTCATCTGCCAGCCAGTGGCTCACTGCCAATTCCCATGTTCTATAAAGAACTCTTGCAAACCAGGTTCCTGTGGCACCATGCTTTCTGGCCAACAGACTTGTGGTGGATCCACTTCCTGCAAACAAAGTGGCTGCAAATCCCCTTCCTGCCAGCCACCTTGCTGTGTGACAGGTTTAGGAAAATCATCCAGTGATGGCTCCAGTTGCTTCTAGCCAACTTCCTCAGGTCTGTGCAAAGTAAGTTCCTGCTTGGCAACTTCTGGCCCACCCAGCTGTGAATCCAGCTTCTGTAAAGCAAGACATCATTGATGGAGTACTTTCCACACCTCCTCTGAGGTTGTGCTACTGTCTATATATACATAGCCATCCTATGGGTGCATACCTCCTGTGCAGCACAAATATTACCTGCTCTCTGTCTTTAAAGTCCACCTTCCATATTCTCTCTAGGTACTCAGGAGAGAACTTGATAGCCGTTGAGAGATCCTTCCTAACTGAGGATAACTTTTCAGCAAGCATGGTCCACTCTATAGCTTGCATTTCCTGATGTTGTCAATTCATTTCATGTCAGCAAAGCTTTCTGTCCAGTTGTCCTGGTTTTGAAGCTTCTCAACCTTTCAGAAGACTCCTTTGCTGCCAACTGGTAATAAAAATGTGAGTGGTTAAGTGCAATGAATAAGACTCATATAGTGCTTCCATTCCTTTCCTCATGCCACTACCTAGATTTCTTTCAGGTTCATTTGGATACATTGACCTTGAGTCCTTCAAGTCAGAGGGTTTGCATTGGTCTGCATGGGTAACAGGTGTCAGGAATTATAGATGCTCAAACTGAAAGGGAAAAAGGACAAGTAGTTCACCTGCTTTTAGTCTTTTCACCACCAAGAGCTCTTTTGAATTGAGTGGCCTCAGATGCCCCATAATGAGTATACTTGGGAAACCAAAGACAGAAATGGTCCAGGGAATCCATAGATTAAAATAAACATGGAGACTAGTTTAGGGTTAATTCACTTAACACTGGTTTTAATGATCAATTTACTTAATGaccaatttaaacaaaatttaaaacactagattttttttgttggtttattggttatgattttgaaattttaagagtctgttttaaaaataattagttgaAGGAAAATTTAGAAcatgttttatatgttttgtatGTAGTTATTGaacctaaatattttttaaaaatagttgcatttggggggaaattttagaggaaaatttatagtatGTGCTTGCACTGGTATAAGGTGCTTCCTCAAAGGGATCTGGCCTCTCCATTAATCAAGGGGCTCTCGGTCTGTGAAATACATTGATTTAAGTCTGAAACTGAAAGGCCACGATCCTCCACTGTAACAAATCAGGTTTCTTTTGTATGTGCCCACCTAGTTATTCTAGCgccctttacagaaaacattAGTACATGATCTGAGAACTCTTGTCTAAAATCAGCTGACTATAGGAATATTTAATATAAggatatattttagatttatttctggaatctcCATTCTATTATTGATCAATTCTCAGTTAGCAGTTTTAGTTCTTGTATTGGTCTGTATGTATATTCTGGCTTCTGTGAACAGGATTCAGAAACAAGTATCCAAGAAGCATGAGCCATTGGAACTATCTACACATATGGCACTACTTCTGTTTTGCTGAAAGACATAAAATGAACCTTATTTGATAAAGTGTTATGGgcctaattaaaacaaattatttatttgatcATTTGCATGAGACATAGGGCTCATCCAACTGCCCCATCAGTAGTTGGAAAATTTATTTGcaaaacagcaaaaaataatcagtgcattaaccaTTAGCATTCAAGTCAAAGCATCCTATGGAAATGCCAATCAAGATTAAGATAGATGAGGACCATGATCTGCTGAGAGCcactgagagccattgccaagtaggaatgacgcatggcaatttctttgtcagcctacccaatgttgcttagaggaaggactctccattgtggactttgcatgaaaggtgaccttgctcaaggaccagggtggatccaggtttcgggtgtatcctgctgggaatagggagtatccttctgcctcaggcatgcccgctccttgagttcccgttgagttctcccgggattcagagagtatttttgggatacagagcccagtggaggtggTTCATTTCTGCAgaacgtgtgtgtagagtgctggtgacagttcaagaataaagagttgctgtttgaatctgcaaggtgtgagtggctcatgattttgtgcccagccagactgcggcaatgatCTACacagctcttttttctttttctttttaaggttcagcaatttatctttttaaaccatatttttaattgatgcattataattatacataatagtgggatttttaaattatgtgttaGTATATGCACAtgataatttggtcaatatcagtCCTCCATATTTACTCTTTCTCCACACAATTTAGGGCAATTTCTTTGTAGGGAGAATGGGACTTGCTGGAGAGCTAGGTGCCTGCTGGGTTAAACTAATGTGCTACTGAAAAAACACTGATCAAAGGATGCAGGAGTCATGTCTACCTCTATTTAGAACTTCACAGCATGATCTCACTGAGAGTCCAAGTATAGGTATTCTTAATATGGAAATGCATCCCACAGGAGAAGTTCAAGGTGGTGGTGAGGAAAGAACCCTGGGCCAAGTTTCAAAGGAGAAGGTTGAGTCCCACCCTGGACATTTACTCACCATATGACCTTTTGCAAGATCACGGTCCTAATCTATGAAAAAAGAAGGAGTTAGATTAATTGTACTCAGGactcttttatattttccatgAACTTCTAGTTATTCTCTAATGGATTAAGGCTAAAGCCTCTCACATCTCTGGAActgatagaaaatgaaaagtaccTTGATATATGAATGGAATGTCACAGAAAATGAACCCTTAAACTAAAAATCCCATGAAATGATGCTCAAAAGTAGTATCTTTTGgagaaatccaaattaaaaaataattagatacTATCTTATAGGTAAATtactagcaaaaaaaaagaaaaagaaaaagaatatcagaGCTTAGCATGTTTTTCTCTAAAGGCACagataatacatattttaagcTTAGTGGTGCACATGGTCTCTACCCCAATTACTGAATTTTGCTATTGTGTCATGAAAGTATCAATAAGAAACTTGTAAACAAATGAGTGTGGCTGAGTTCCAATATAAACTTATTTACAAAAACATGTGACAGGTGGCATTTGGCTCATAGGGCATAGATCCTGTGTTATGTAGTACTAAGTGTTGAGCGTGTGACTTTATAGGAATCCTTCTGACTGCTGATGATTTATTGGCTtgtttgacaatttttaaaaaaaatctggatcaatttatgtaaattatataaatgCATACTACTTGATCTAGAAATCCTGGTCCTGAGCATATATTCCTCTGAAGTTCTTACACAGGCCCATAGGGGAAACACATAGAGGATGCTCACTATGGCATTTCTGTGGTGACATGGACTTTAAAGGGGTCTACCATGGGGAGAACAGGAAGGCCATATGTAGTGATTCACTCTATAATGTCATGTAGAATTAGAAGCAACAGATTCTGTATGCGTGGACACATTGAGGATCATAACAACACTCTGcttaatgacaaaaatggaatGAGATGTGTGGCATGTTGCTATTCACTGAGGCCAAACTGTTGTTTATACCTTTTATGCAAACAATCATAGACATGTTGACCAATGGTACtgaaaagaggacacagagacaaacccacataaatacagttatctcatactagataagggtgccaaaaacataccttggagaaaagatagcctcttcagcaaatggtgctgggaaaactggaaatctatatgcagtGAAAtgaactaaacccctatctctcaccctacacaaaactcaactcaaagtggatcaaggacctaggaattagaccagagaccttgcacttaatagaggaaaaagtaggcccaaatctccatcatgtcagattaggccccaacttccttaacaatacTTCtacagcacaagaaataaaattgattcaCTAAATGGGATGGTTTTAAACTAAAacagcttcttctcagtaaaagaaacaatcaatgaggcgcagagagagcctacattttgggggcaaatttttgccacatgcacatcaggtAGAGCACGAATCTctctaggatgtataaagaactcaaaaaatttaacaccaataaccaaaaaacccaatcaataaatgggtactATAcgaacattttaaattaaattaaattaaatgcattaaaCACTATGTATTAGAATGAGGCAggggagggctagggatgtggctcaagcggtagcacgctcgcctggcatgtgtgcggccccgagttcgatcctcagcaccacatacaaacaaagatgttgtgtccgccaataactaaaaaataaatattaaaattctctctctctctctt
This window of the Ictidomys tridecemlineatus isolate mIctTri1 chromosome 3, mIctTri1.hap1, whole genome shotgun sequence genome carries:
- the Krtap29-1 gene encoding keratin-associated protein 29-1, whose product is MTDGCSPGNSTAIPAVPTTAICPKNRSFRNAICLPSSCQSRTWQLVTCQENRQPFSSAPRSTEPVSCQSTCFPETSCVGFVCQPICSRIGCCESGTGQSACPVSSCQTSCLESTGCQIKCCDVSPCQQSSCHEPVSTSGSCQVPCGQSVCCDTSSCQPSCSEVTPCAETSCPPVICESSSCQSPCYQGDSGQLIGGEVQPCNSTYYQPICYICKPCQSVPCLPVSYQPLTCVFSSCSPSCCVPSPCQPLHCHPAPSVSFICQPVAHCQFPCSIKNSCKPGSCGTMLSGQQTCGGSTSCKQSGCKSPSCQPPCCVTGLGKSSSDGSSCF